One genomic segment of Thermodesulfobacteriota bacterium includes these proteins:
- a CDS encoding transketolase C-terminal domain-containing protein, producing VFVFYDEIVGHMREPIVIPEPGELEVIDRIKPDCPPEEYFPYDDAYDIPPLAAYGEGYRFHVTGLNHKKDGFPTNDSVLIEAGNKKIMRKIDDNLDDILKNETYELDDADIAIFAYGTTARSARFAVGKAREKGIKAGLLRPLTLWPFPEKAVRDMASRAKAIIVPEMNLGQMILEVERCSPGVKVTGIHRVDGEPINPAQILEAIERV from the coding sequence GTATTCGTCTTCTACGACGAGATAGTGGGGCACATGAGGGAGCCCATAGTCATACCCGAGCCCGGAGAGCTCGAAGTCATAGACAGGATAAAACCCGACTGCCCTCCCGAAGAGTACTTTCCCTACGACGACGCCTACGATATACCGCCGCTCGCGGCCTACGGCGAGGGCTACAGGTTCCACGTAACCGGTCTTAACCACAAAAAAGACGGCTTTCCGACCAACGACTCTGTCCTTATAGAAGCGGGCAACAAGAAGATAATGCGGAAGATCGACGACAACCTCGACGATATCCTGAAGAACGAGACCTACGAGCTCGACGACGCCGATATAGCGATATTCGCCTACGGCACCACGGCCCGGAGCGCCAGGTTCGCCGTGGGTAAGGCGAGGGAAAAGGGGATAAAGGCCGGGCTCCTGAGGCCGCTTACCCTCTGGCCCTTCCCCGAAAAGGCAGTAAGGGATATGGCGTCCAGGGCCAAAGCGATAATCGTCCCGGAGATGAACCTCGGGCAGATGATCCTCGAAGTAGAGCGCTGCAGTCCCGGCGTTAAGGTCACAGGCATACACAGGGTGGACGGCGAGCCCATAAACCCGGCCCAGATACTCGAAGCGATAGAGAGAGTTTAA